One part of the Brachyspira sp. SAP_772 genome encodes these proteins:
- a CDS encoding lipopolysaccharide assembly protein LapB, with translation MLDNKKNYTIEEIKELINKKINNEELEDDDVLYFYEEAQEILKKHLKKDPNNKELLFLLALVQYYDSYIDDEYKKVIATLKKLLNLNYKKDKVLYYLAASYYYDRYCYDNNKKIQKEIIQLLENAIELNGKDSEYWYLLGKVHFFVIKDYDKAIEFYKKAAEINYTETIWNNKEYYYYTLGKINLYLGKSQNAVRYFKKVKKYSIDCFSDFHDESNYWHYLGLSYEKNGQYDEALKSYEKALDINVRSELDDYFYDCLKALKSLYDLYKKLGKNDDALYALKDSIEKDISAPFMIIPDDDKDFKGSETYNDIIEAYNDIIDDSWHYCQSASACREMLADFYKRYREYDKAIELYNQISIENYKNIAKTYREGKNYKKAINAYKMIIKMYPDNELNCYIDIASTYKNAENYNEAIDYYNKAIEIYGKKSDYYINIAEIYEKLENYEEAIKHYNKAIEILNEPCQYHKKLAECYEMLGKYNNAIEAYKEYLKIADDEPFLYTYIRDSKLDILKKIASLYDKLNDIESKNLYYEKAIQKCRELIKKYKRYKKEYLKETADIYIKIVNKEEAFEIYNDLIKECDKEISKNKNDYELLKIQADLYLKIDDKESALETYNKAIEVCLKKIKSFENKKISSADNDDYKNNIDFYMEDLSYLAWFYQKVSRPDKSIPIYEELIKIYKENITDNENSTFYLEFIAELYIKLNQKDNALKTYKRILKIDKYNNDAKEKIKDIESGKELETSCIFGLSSRILII, from the coding sequence ATGCTAGATAATAAAAAAAATTACACAATAGAAGAAATAAAAGAATTAATAAATAAAAAAATAAATAATGAAGAACTTGAAGATGACGATGTGCTTTACTTCTATGAAGAAGCTCAAGAAATATTAAAGAAGCATTTAAAAAAAGATCCTAATAATAAAGAATTATTATTTTTATTAGCTTTGGTACAGTATTATGATTCATATATTGATGATGAATATAAAAAAGTAATAGCAACATTGAAAAAACTTTTAAATCTTAATTATAAAAAAGATAAAGTTTTATACTATTTAGCAGCATCGTATTATTATGACAGATATTGTTATGATAATAATAAAAAAATACAAAAAGAAATTATTCAATTATTAGAAAATGCAATTGAATTAAACGGTAAAGATTCTGAATATTGGTATTTACTTGGAAAAGTGCATTTCTTTGTTATAAAAGATTATGATAAAGCTATAGAGTTTTATAAAAAAGCAGCTGAAATAAATTATACAGAAACAATTTGGAATAATAAAGAATATTATTATTATACATTGGGGAAAATAAATTTATATTTAGGAAAAAGCCAAAATGCTGTAAGATATTTTAAAAAAGTCAAAAAATATTCAATAGATTGTTTTAGTGATTTTCATGATGAGTCTAATTATTGGCATTATTTAGGATTAAGCTATGAAAAAAATGGACAGTATGATGAAGCTTTAAAAAGTTATGAAAAGGCATTAGATATAAATGTAAGAAGCGAGTTAGATGATTATTTTTATGATTGTTTAAAGGCATTAAAATCATTGTATGATTTATATAAAAAACTCGGTAAAAATGATGATGCTTTGTACGCTTTGAAAGACAGTATAGAAAAAGATATATCAGCACCATTTATGATTATACCAGATGATGATAAGGATTTTAAAGGAAGCGAAACTTATAATGATATAATTGAGGCATATAATGATATTATAGATGATAGTTGGCATTATTGTCAGTCAGCTTCTGCATGCAGAGAAATGCTCGCAGACTTTTATAAAAGATATAGAGAATATGATAAAGCTATAGAATTATATAATCAAATATCCATAGAAAATTATAAAAATATAGCTAAAACATATAGAGAAGGCAAAAATTATAAAAAGGCAATAAATGCATATAAAATGATTATAAAAATGTATCCTGATAATGAATTGAATTGTTATATTGATATTGCCAGTACTTATAAAAATGCAGAAAATTATAATGAGGCTATTGATTATTACAATAAAGCTATAGAAATTTACGGTAAAAAATCAGACTATTATATTAATATTGCTGAAATCTATGAAAAATTAGAAAACTATGAAGAGGCTATTAAGCATTATAATAAAGCTATAGAAATTTTAAATGAGCCATGCCAATATCATAAAAAATTAGCAGAATGTTATGAAATGCTTGGAAAATACAATAATGCTATAGAAGCATATAAAGAATATTTAAAAATAGCTGATGATGAACCATTCTTATATACATATATAAGAGACAGTAAACTTGATATATTAAAAAAAATTGCTTCTTTATATGATAAACTTAATGATATAGAAAGTAAAAATTTATATTATGAAAAAGCTATACAAAAATGCAGAGAACTTATAAAAAAATATAAGAGATACAAAAAAGAATATTTAAAAGAAACTGCAGATATTTATATAAAAATAGTAAATAAAGAAGAAGCCTTTGAAATATATAATGACTTAATAAAAGAATGTGATAAAGAAATATCAAAAAATAAAAATGATTATGAGCTTTTAAAAATACAGGCAGATTTATATTTAAAAATTGATGATAAAGAAAGTGCATTGGAAACATACAATAAAGCTATAGAAGTATGTCTTAAAAAGATAAAAAGTTTTGAAAATAAAAAAATATCTAGTGCAGATAATGATGATTATAAAAATAACATAGATTTTTATATGGAAGATTTATCATATTTAGCATGGTTCTATCAAAAAGTTTCAAGACCAGATAAAAGCATACCTATTTATGAAGAGCTTATAAAAATATATAAAGAAAATATAACAGATAATGAAAACAGTACATTTTACTTAGAATTTATTGCAGAACTTTATATAAAATTAAATCAAAAAGATAATGCTTTAAAAACATATAAAAGGATTTTAAAAATAGATAAATATAATAATGATGCAAAAGAAAAAATAAAAGATATAGAATCAGGAAAAGAATTAGAAACATCATGTATATTTGGTTTATCTTCTAGAATCCTAATTATATAA
- a CDS encoding tetratricopeptide repeat protein, translating to MQNNKKNYTIEEIKELINKRINKRINNEKLEDDDVLYNKEAQEILNKHLKKEPNNKELLFLLALVQYDDSYIDDEYKKVIATLKKLLNLNYKKDKVLYYLAASYYYDKDYDNKKIQKKIIELLENAIELNNKDSEYWYLLGTAHFFVIKDYDKAIEFHKKAAEINYTETIYNNKEYYYYTFGKINLYLGKSQDAIENFKKAIKDSIDYFNNFYEVSNYWHYLGLSYEKNGQYDEALKSYKMALNINIRSELDDNFYNCLKALKSLYDLYKKLGKNNDAIYTLKNSIKKDVSAPFMIIPYDDKDFKGSETYNDIIEAYNDIIWDYHKSAASCREMLADFYKRYGEYDKAIELYNQTSKENYKNIAETYIEAKNYKNAIDTYKMIIKMYPDDALNYYIDIALNYEYAENYNEAIDYYNKAIEIDSGNLDYYINIAEIYEKLENYEEAINYYNKAIKIDSENSYYYINIAEIYKKLENYEEAINYYNKAIEILNKPCKSYKELAECYEMLGKYNNAIEAYKEYFKIADDELFIYIRGSKLDTLKNIAYLYDKLNDIENRNLYYEKAIKKCRELIKEYKRNKKEYLKEIADIYIKIGNKEKAFEIYNDLIEKCNKEISRNKNDYELFEIQADLYLKIDDKESALETYNKAIEVCLKNIKSFENKKISIADDDYKNKIDYYMKDLSYLAFFYQKISKPDKSIHIYEELIKIYKENMPDKEDNIIYLKSIAELYMKLNQKDNALKTYERILEIDKYNNDAKENIKDIESGKEVETADIFELWNRKYKQ from the coding sequence ATGCAAAATAATAAAAAAAATTACACAATAGAAGAAATAAAAGAATTAATAAATAAAAGAATTAATAAAAGAATAAATAATGAAAAACTCGAAGATGATGATGTACTTTACAATAAAGAAGCTCAAGAAATATTAAATAAGCATTTAAAAAAAGAGCCTAATAATAAAGAATTATTATTTTTATTAGCTTTGGTGCAGTATGATGATTCATATATTGATGATGAATATAAAAAAGTAATAGCAACATTGAAAAAACTTTTAAATCTTAATTATAAAAAAGATAAAGTTTTATACTATTTAGCAGCATCATATTATTATGACAAAGATTATGATAATAAAAAAATACAAAAAAAAATTATTGAATTATTAGAAAATGCTATTGAATTAAATAATAAAGATTCTGAATATTGGTATTTACTTGGAACAGCACATTTCTTTGTTATAAAAGATTATGATAAAGCTATAGAGTTTCATAAAAAAGCAGCTGAAATAAATTATACAGAAACAATTTATAACAATAAAGAATATTATTATTATACATTTGGGAAAATAAATTTATATTTAGGAAAAAGCCAAGATGCTATAGAAAATTTTAAAAAAGCTATAAAAGATTCAATAGATTATTTTAATAATTTTTATGAAGTGTCTAATTATTGGCATTATTTAGGCTTAAGCTATGAAAAAAACGGACAGTATGATGAAGCTTTGAAAAGTTATAAAATGGCATTAAATATAAATATAAGAAGCGAGTTAGATGATAATTTTTATAATTGTTTAAAGGCATTAAAATCATTGTATGATTTATATAAAAAACTCGGTAAAAATAATGATGCTATATATACTTTGAAAAATAGTATAAAAAAAGATGTATCAGCACCATTTATGATTATACCATATGATGATAAGGATTTTAAAGGAAGCGAAACTTATAATGATATAATTGAGGCATATAATGATATTATTTGGGATTATCATAAGTCAGCTGCATCATGCAGAGAAATGCTTGCAGATTTTTATAAAAGATATGGAGAATATGATAAAGCTATAGAATTATATAATCAAACATCTAAAGAGAATTATAAAAATATAGCTGAAACATATATAGAAGCTAAAAATTATAAAAATGCAATAGATACATATAAAATGATTATAAAAATGTATCCTGATGATGCATTGAATTATTATATTGATATTGCCCTTAATTATGAATATGCAGAAAATTATAATGAGGCTATTGATTATTACAATAAAGCTATAGAAATTGACAGTGGAAATTTAGACTATTATATTAATATTGCTGAAATATATGAAAAATTAGAAAACTATGAAGAAGCTATTAATTATTATAATAAAGCTATAAAAATTGACAGTGAAAATTCATACTATTATATTAATATTGCTGAAATTTATAAAAAATTAGAAAACTATGAAGAAGCTATTAATTATTATAATAAAGCTATAGAAATTTTAAATAAACCATGCAAATCTTATAAAGAATTAGCAGAATGTTATGAAATGCTTGGAAAATACAATAATGCTATAGAAGCATATAAAGAATATTTTAAAATAGCTGATGATGAACTATTCATATATATAAGAGGCAGTAAACTTGATACATTAAAAAATATTGCTTATCTATATGATAAACTTAATGATATAGAAAATAGAAATTTATATTATGAAAAAGCCATAAAAAAATGTAGAGAACTTATAAAAGAATATAAGAGAAACAAAAAAGAATATTTAAAAGAAATAGCAGATATTTATATAAAAATAGGAAATAAAGAAAAAGCATTTGAAATATATAATGACTTAATAGAAAAGTGTAATAAAGAAATATCAAGAAATAAAAATGATTATGAGCTTTTTGAAATACAGGCAGATTTATATTTGAAAATTGATGATAAAGAAAGTGCATTAGAAACATACAATAAAGCTATAGAAGTATGCCTTAAAAATATAAAAAGTTTTGAAAATAAAAAAATATCGATTGCAGATGATGATTATAAAAATAAAATAGATTATTATATGAAAGATTTATCATATTTAGCATTTTTCTATCAAAAAATTTCAAAACCAGATAAAAGCATACATATTTATGAAGAGCTTATAAAAATATATAAGGAAAATATGCCAGATAAAGAAGATAATATAATTTATTTAAAATCCATTGCAGAGCTTTATATGAAATTAAATCAAAAAGATAATGCTTTAAAAACATATGAAAGAATTTTAGAAATAGATAAATATAATAATGATGCAAAAGAAAACATAAAAGATATAGAATCAGGAAAAGAGGTAGAAACAGCAGACATTTTTGAATTATGGAATAGGAAGTATAAACAATAG
- the purE gene encoding 5-(carboxyamino)imidazole ribonucleotide mutase, whose protein sequence is MKVAIIFGSRSDTDKMKNAALCLKEFGIEYKAFVLSAHRVPEHLEKTIKDIENQNFEVIIAGAGLAAHLPGVIASKTILPVIGVPISASVLDGMDALLSIVQMPKPITVATVGINNSYNAGMLAVEMLSLKYESVRNKLIEYRKKMKEDFISDNEKPIDFGI, encoded by the coding sequence ATGAAAGTAGCTATTATTTTTGGAAGCAGAAGCGATACTGATAAAATGAAAAATGCTGCCTTATGTTTAAAAGAGTTTGGTATTGAATATAAGGCTTTTGTATTATCTGCCCATAGAGTGCCTGAACATCTTGAAAAAACTATTAAAGATATAGAAAATCAAAACTTTGAAGTGATAATTGCGGGTGCTGGTCTTGCTGCTCATTTACCGGGTGTTATAGCTTCTAAAACTATACTTCCTGTAATAGGTGTTCCAATTAGTGCTAGTGTGCTTGATGGAATGGACGCTTTACTTTCTATAGTGCAAATGCCAAAGCCTATCACTGTTGCTACTGTGGGTATAAATAATTCTTATAATGCTGGTATGCTTGCCGTTGAAATGTTGTCTTTGAAATATGAGAGTGTAAGAAATAAATTAATAGAATATAGGAAAAAGATGAAAGAAGATTTTATTTCAGATAACGAGAAACCAATAGATTTTGGTATTTAA